The Metabacillus schmidteae genome has a segment encoding these proteins:
- a CDS encoding GatB/YqeY domain-containing protein translates to MSLLDQLNQDMKQAMKNKEKEKLVVIRMVKAALQNEAIKLGNTELSAEEELTVLSRELKQRKDSLQEFKNADRLDLAEKTQAEIDILVDYMPEQLSEEEVSEIVKQTISEVNATSKADMGKVMGALMPKVKGKADGSLVNKLVQQQLS, encoded by the coding sequence ATGAGTCTTCTTGATCAATTGAATCAAGATATGAAACAAGCGATGAAAAACAAAGAAAAAGAAAAGTTAGTTGTCATTCGTATGGTCAAGGCTGCTTTACAAAATGAAGCAATAAAGCTTGGCAATACTGAATTGTCTGCTGAAGAAGAATTGACGGTTCTTTCTCGCGAACTTAAACAACGCAAAGACTCCCTCCAGGAATTTAAAAATGCTGATCGTTTGGACTTGGCTGAAAAAACACAAGCAGAAATCGATATACTGGTCGATTATATGCCTGAGCAGCTTTCCGAGGAAGAAGTATCTGAAATTGTTAAACAAACAATTTCAGAAGTGAATGCTACTTCTAAAGCCGATATGGGGAAAGTAATGGGAGCACTTATGCCCAAAGTTAAAGGTAAAGCAGACGGAAGTCTTGTCAATAAGCTTGTGCAACAACAGCTATCATAA
- the rpsU gene encoding 30S ribosomal protein S21, whose protein sequence is MSKTVVRKNESLEDALRRFKRTVSKSGTIQEARKREFYEKPSVKRKKKSEAARKRKF, encoded by the coding sequence ATGTCAAAAACGGTCGTTCGTAAAAACGAGTCGCTTGAGGATGCTCTTCGTCGTTTCAAACGTACTGTATCAAAAAGTGGTACAATACAAGAAGCAAGAAAGCGCGAATTCTATGAAAAGCCTAGCGTAAAGCGTAAGAAAAAGTCTGAAGCAGCTAGAAAGCGCAAATTCTAA
- the deoC gene encoding deoxyribose-phosphate aldolase: MSKIANMIDHTALKADTTKEVVEKLCQEAIEYQFASVCVNPTWVETAAQLLKGSEVKVCTVIGFPLGANTPETKAFETKDAIEKGATEVDMVINIGALKDKNDDLILRDIKAVVDAAKGKALTKVIIETSLLTEEEKVRACELSVKAGADFVKTSTGFSTGGATVEDIELMRKTVGPIIGVKASGGVRDTEGAEALIKAGATRIGASSGVAIVKGEVSTSDY, translated from the coding sequence ATGTCTAAAATAGCGAATATGATTGACCATACTGCTTTGAAAGCAGATACAACAAAAGAAGTTGTTGAGAAGTTGTGTCAGGAAGCAATAGAATATCAATTTGCATCCGTTTGTGTAAATCCAACATGGGTTGAAACAGCTGCTCAGTTATTAAAAGGTTCGGAAGTAAAGGTTTGTACGGTTATAGGTTTTCCATTGGGAGCAAACACCCCTGAAACAAAAGCGTTTGAAACAAAGGATGCCATTGAAAAAGGTGCAACAGAAGTAGATATGGTTATTAATATTGGAGCATTAAAGGATAAAAACGACGATCTTATACTAAGAGACATAAAAGCAGTCGTTGATGCTGCAAAAGGTAAGGCATTAACGAAGGTGATTATTGAAACTAGCTTACTAACTGAGGAAGAAAAAGTTAGAGCTTGTGAACTTTCAGTAAAAGCTGGGGCTGACTTTGTCAAAACTTCTACAGGATTTTCAACTGGAGGTGCAACAGTTGAGGATATCGAGCTAATGAGAAAAACCGTAGGTCCTATAATTGGTGTCAAAGCTTCAGGTGGTGTAAGAGATACAGAAGGGGCTGAAGCTTTGATTAAAGCAGGTGCAACACGAATAGGTGCAAGCTCTGGAGTTGCCATTGTTAAAGGAGAAGTATCCACCTCAGATTATTAG
- the mtaB gene encoding tRNA (N(6)-L-threonylcarbamoyladenosine(37)-C(2))-methylthiotransferase MtaB — MPTVAFHTLGCKVNHYETEAIWQLFKEAGYERTEYERVADVYVINTCTVTNTGDKKSRQVIRRAIRKNPDGVICVTGCYAQTSPAEIMAIPGVDIVVGTQDRVKMLEYIEQFKKERQPINGVRNIMKTRVYEELDVPSFTDRTRASLKIQEGCNNFCTFCIIPWARGLMRSRDPKEVVAQAQQLVDAGYKEIVLTGIHTGGYGEDLKDYNLAMLLRDLDEQVEGLKRIRISSIEASQISDEVIEVLKKSDKVVRHLHIPIQSGSDTVLKRMRRKYTMEFFAERLDRLKEALPGLAITSDVIVGFPGETEEEFMETYNFIKKYKFSELHVFPYSKRTGTPAARMEDQIDEEVKNNRVHRLIELSNQLAKEYASQFEDEVLEIIPEERFKEESNEDLYVGYTDNYLKVVLPANEDMVGKIVKVKITKAGYPYNEGQFVKVMEDLNKPTEKVRLSS, encoded by the coding sequence ATGCCTACAGTTGCATTTCATACATTGGGTTGTAAGGTAAATCATTATGAAACAGAGGCCATTTGGCAGCTATTTAAAGAGGCTGGCTATGAGCGTACAGAATACGAACGTGTTGCAGATGTATATGTCATTAATACGTGTACAGTAACAAATACCGGTGATAAAAAGAGTAGACAAGTCATTCGTCGTGCGATCCGAAAAAATCCGGATGGAGTGATTTGTGTAACAGGCTGTTATGCACAGACATCACCAGCTGAAATTATGGCGATTCCGGGTGTGGATATTGTTGTAGGAACTCAGGATCGTGTCAAAATGCTTGAGTACATCGAACAATTTAAAAAAGAAAGACAACCAATTAACGGTGTTAGAAATATCATGAAAACACGTGTGTATGAAGAATTAGATGTTCCATCTTTTACTGATCGTACGAGAGCTTCATTAAAGATCCAAGAGGGTTGTAATAACTTTTGTACATTCTGTATTATTCCATGGGCTCGTGGTTTAATGCGTTCACGTGATCCAAAAGAAGTTGTTGCTCAAGCTCAACAGCTGGTGGATGCCGGTTATAAAGAAATCGTACTAACAGGAATCCACACTGGTGGTTATGGTGAAGATTTGAAAGATTATAATCTTGCCATGCTATTAAGAGATTTAGATGAACAGGTGGAAGGGTTAAAACGTATTCGTATTTCTTCTATTGAAGCAAGTCAAATTTCAGATGAAGTTATTGAAGTTCTAAAGAAGTCAGACAAAGTTGTGCGACATTTGCATATTCCAATTCAATCTGGATCTGACACTGTATTAAAGCGGATGCGCAGAAAATACACAATGGAGTTTTTTGCGGAACGTTTAGACCGTTTAAAAGAGGCATTGCCAGGCTTAGCTATAACATCTGATGTTATTGTTGGATTCCCTGGTGAAACAGAAGAAGAATTTATGGAAACATATAATTTTATAAAAAAATATAAGTTTTCAGAGCTTCATGTATTTCCTTATTCCAAACGTACAGGAACTCCTGCAGCACGTATGGAAGATCAAATAGACGAAGAAGTAAAGAACAACCGTGTTCATCGTTTAATTGAGCTTTCCAATCAGCTTGCTAAGGAATATGCATCTCAATTTGAAGATGAAGTTTTAGAGATTATTCCAGAAGAAAGATTTAAAGAAGAATCTAACGAAGATTTATACGTAGGTTATACAGATAACTATTTAAAGGTTGTATTACCAGCAAATGAAGACATGGTTGGAAAAATTGTGAAAGTGAAAATTACAAAGGCAGGCTACCCATATAATGAGGGTCAGTTTGTTAAAGTAATGGAAGATTTGAACAAACCAACTGAAAAAGTTCGACTATCGTCATAA
- a CDS encoding 16S rRNA (uracil(1498)-N(3))-methyltransferase, which produces MQRYFVNEVKADIETKINVTGDDVHHISRVLRMQPGGKIICCTQDGFEALCEIGEFTNDHVQCFVLEWMTVNRELPVSISIASGLPKGDKLEWIIQKGTELGASSFIPFNAARSIVKLESKKIGKKLERWNKIAKEASEQSYRNKIPDVLEPCEFQHILELAKDYDVKVVAYEESAKQGEKKNLTRAFENLEEGYSLLAVFGPEGGLTEKEIERLEEAGFYICSFGPRILRTETAPLYLLSAVSYYFELSR; this is translated from the coding sequence TTGCAACGATACTTTGTGAATGAAGTGAAGGCTGATATAGAGACAAAAATTAATGTAACTGGTGATGATGTGCATCATATTTCACGTGTGTTACGCATGCAACCAGGAGGTAAGATTATTTGCTGTACACAGGATGGTTTTGAAGCACTTTGTGAAATTGGTGAATTTACCAATGACCATGTTCAATGTTTTGTATTAGAATGGATGACAGTGAACCGTGAATTACCTGTATCTATATCCATTGCGAGCGGGTTGCCTAAAGGGGATAAGCTTGAATGGATTATTCAAAAAGGCACCGAATTAGGTGCTTCTTCATTTATCCCTTTTAATGCTGCTCGTTCAATTGTGAAGCTTGAATCAAAGAAAATCGGGAAAAAGCTTGAACGCTGGAACAAGATTGCAAAGGAAGCTTCAGAGCAATCATACCGCAATAAAATCCCGGATGTATTAGAGCCATGTGAATTTCAACATATACTGGAATTAGCAAAAGACTATGATGTGAAGGTTGTAGCTTATGAAGAGTCAGCAAAACAAGGTGAAAAGAAAAATCTAACTAGAGCTTTTGAAAATTTAGAAGAAGGCTACTCACTTCTTGCTGTATTTGGCCCTGAGGGTGGCCTAACCGAAAAGGAAATTGAAAGATTAGAGGAAGCCGGTTTTTATATATGTAGTTTTGGACCAAGAATTTTAAGAACGGAAACAGCACCATTATATTTATTATCTGCTGTTTCCTATTATTTCGAATTATCGAGGTGA
- the prmA gene encoding 50S ribosomal protein L11 methyltransferase → MKWSELSVHTTQEAVEPISNILHEAGASGVVIEDLADLMKERSTALGEIYQLDPTDYPEEGVVVKAYLPVNSFLGETVDAIKAGINNLLLYDIDLGRNHITISEVNEEEWATAWKKYYHPVKISEKFTIVPTWEIYEPVSSDELIIELDPGMAFGTGTHPTTVLCIQALERTVQNEDTIIDVGTGSGVLSIAAGLLGAKHIEAYDLDQVAVESAKLNVKLNKVQNVVNVSQKNLLDGVEGPVDLIVSNILAEIIVRFIDKAYEVLKENGTFITSGIIQNKKQEVKDALMNAGFVIEETMVMEDWVAFIAKKK, encoded by the coding sequence ATGAAGTGGTCAGAATTAAGTGTTCATACAACACAAGAAGCAGTAGAGCCTATTTCAAATATCCTGCATGAGGCTGGTGCGAGTGGTGTAGTCATCGAGGATCTTGCAGATTTAATGAAAGAACGGAGTACAGCCCTAGGAGAAATCTACCAACTAGATCCAACCGATTATCCAGAGGAAGGCGTTGTAGTAAAAGCCTATTTACCCGTTAATAGTTTTCTTGGTGAAACAGTTGATGCCATAAAAGCCGGAATTAACAATCTATTGTTATATGATATTGATTTGGGAAGAAACCATATTACAATTAGTGAAGTAAACGAGGAAGAATGGGCGACAGCGTGGAAAAAATATTACCATCCTGTAAAAATTTCCGAGAAATTTACAATTGTTCCGACATGGGAAATTTATGAACCAGTTAGCTCAGATGAATTAATTATCGAACTGGATCCAGGCATGGCATTTGGAACCGGGACACACCCGACAACAGTTCTATGTATTCAAGCGCTGGAACGTACAGTTCAAAATGAAGATACGATTATTGATGTTGGCACAGGATCAGGTGTGTTAAGTATTGCTGCTGGATTGCTAGGTGCTAAACATATTGAAGCCTATGATTTAGATCAGGTTGCTGTAGAGAGTGCAAAGCTAAATGTGAAGCTAAATAAGGTTCAAAACGTTGTAAATGTTTCACAAAAGAACTTATTAGATGGTGTTGAAGGTCCGGTTGACTTAATTGTGTCAAATATATTAGCTGAAATAATTGTCCGTTTTATTGACAAAGCTTATGAAGTATTGAAAGAAAACGGAACTTTTATCACGTCCGGAATTATTCAAAATAAAAAACAGGAAGTAAAAGATGCTCTAATGAATGCCGGCTTTGTCATTGAAGAAACAATGGTAATGGAAGATTGGGTTGCGTTTATAGCGAAGAAGAAGTAA
- the dnaJ gene encoding molecular chaperone DnaJ: protein MSKRDYYEVLGLSKNASKDEIKKAYRKLSKKYHPDINKEADADAKFKEITEAYETLSDDQKKAHYDQFGHTDPNQGFGGGAGFGGDGFGFEDIFSSIFGGGTRRRDPNAPRQGADLQYTMTLDFEEAVFGKETTIEIPREETCDTCDGSGAQKGTQPETCTHCGGSGQQSVEQNTPFGRIVNRRVCHHCEGTGKMIKHKCGTCRGTGKVKKRKKISVKIPAGVDDGQQLRVSAQGEPGVNGGPPGDLYVVFHVREHEFFERDGDDIYCEMPLTFAQAALGDEIQVPTLHGKVKLKVPAGTQTGKKFRLSGKGVPNVRGYGQGDQYVILRVLTPTNLTEKQKDLLREFADISGTKPDEHEESFFDKVKRAFKGD from the coding sequence ATGAGCAAGCGTGATTACTATGAAGTCCTCGGGTTAAGTAAGAACGCGAGTAAGGATGAGATTAAAAAGGCTTATCGAAAGCTATCAAAAAAATATCATCCGGACATTAACAAAGAAGCTGATGCTGATGCAAAATTCAAAGAAATTACGGAAGCTTATGAAACATTAAGCGATGATCAAAAGAAAGCTCATTATGATCAATTCGGTCATACTGATCCGAACCAAGGTTTCGGTGGCGGTGCCGGATTTGGCGGCGACGGCTTTGGATTTGAAGATATTTTCAGCTCAATCTTTGGTGGCGGAACTCGCAGAAGAGACCCTAATGCACCAAGACAGGGTGCAGACTTACAATATACGATGACATTGGATTTTGAAGAAGCGGTATTCGGCAAAGAAACAACAATTGAAATTCCTAGAGAAGAAACGTGTGATACATGTGATGGATCAGGTGCGCAAAAGGGAACACAGCCCGAAACTTGTACACATTGTGGTGGAAGTGGGCAACAAAGCGTTGAACAAAATACACCATTTGGTCGTATTGTTAATCGCCGTGTTTGTCATCACTGTGAAGGTACAGGGAAAATGATTAAACATAAATGTGGAACCTGTCGTGGAACTGGTAAGGTGAAAAAACGGAAGAAAATTTCTGTGAAAATTCCTGCTGGTGTAGATGATGGTCAGCAATTACGTGTTTCTGCCCAAGGCGAGCCAGGAGTAAATGGTGGACCTCCAGGTGACCTTTATGTCGTGTTCCACGTAAGAGAACATGAATTCTTTGAAAGAGATGGCGACGATATCTATTGTGAAATGCCATTAACCTTTGCTCAAGCAGCACTTGGGGATGAAATTCAAGTGCCAACATTGCATGGAAAAGTAAAGCTAAAAGTTCCTGCTGGTACACAGACTGGTAAGAAATTCCGTTTGTCTGGTAAAGGTGTGCCAAATGTAAGAGGTTATGGTCAAGGAGATCAGTACGTTATTTTACGTGTTTTAACACCGACAAACTTAACTGAAAAGCAAAAAGATCTTTTAAGAGAATTTGCTGACATTAGCGGTACGAAGCCTGACGAACATGAAGAAAGTTTTTTTGATAAGGTAAAAAGAGCCTTTAAAGGTGACTAA
- the dnaK gene encoding molecular chaperone DnaK, whose amino-acid sequence MSKIIGIDLGTTNSCVAVLEGGEPKVIPNPEGNRTTPSVVAFKNGERQVGEVAKRQAITNPNTIISIKRHMGTDHKVEVEGKNYTPQELSAIILQHLKSYAEEYLGEPVTKAVITVPAYFNDAERQATKDAGKIAGLEVERIINEPTAAALAYGLDKTDEDQTILVYDLGGGTFDVSVLELGDGVFEVRSTAGDNRLGGDDFDQVIIDYLVAEFKKENGIDLSKDKMALQRLKDAAEKAKKDLSGVTSTQISLPFITAGEAGPLHLEVSLSRAKFDELSSDLVERTMGPVRQALSDADLSANEIDKVILVGGSTRIPAVQEAIKKALGKEPHKGVNPDEVVALGASIQGGVITGDVKDVVLLDVTPLSLGIETMGGVFTKLIERNTTIPTSKSQVFSTAADNQTAVDIHVLQGERPMAADNKTLGRFQLTDIPPAPRGVPQIEVSFDIDKNGIVNVRAKDLGTNKEQAITIKSNTGLSDDEIERMVKEAEENADADKARKEEVELRNEADQLVFQTEKTLKDLEGKVDEAEVAKANEAKDALKSAIESNNLEEIKAKKEALQTIVQELSVKLYEQAQQAAGAQQGTDAGNKADDVVDAEFEEVNDDDKK is encoded by the coding sequence ATGAGTAAAATTATCGGTATCGACTTAGGTACAACAAACTCATGTGTCGCAGTTTTAGAAGGCGGAGAACCGAAAGTGATTCCAAATCCAGAGGGTAACCGTACTACTCCTTCTGTAGTTGCTTTCAAAAACGGTGAACGTCAAGTTGGTGAGGTTGCAAAGCGTCAGGCAATCACTAACCCGAATACAATCATTTCTATTAAACGTCATATGGGTACTGACCATAAAGTAGAGGTTGAAGGTAAAAACTATACACCTCAAGAACTTTCAGCTATCATTCTTCAGCATTTAAAATCTTATGCAGAAGAATATTTAGGTGAGCCAGTAACAAAAGCAGTTATCACTGTTCCGGCTTACTTCAATGATGCTGAGCGTCAAGCAACAAAGGATGCTGGTAAAATTGCCGGTTTAGAAGTTGAACGTATTATCAACGAACCTACTGCTGCGGCTTTAGCGTATGGATTAGATAAAACAGACGAAGACCAAACAATCCTGGTTTATGACTTAGGTGGCGGTACGTTTGACGTATCAGTACTTGAGCTTGGTGATGGTGTGTTCGAAGTACGTTCTACTGCCGGTGATAATCGTCTTGGTGGAGATGACTTTGACCAAGTAATTATTGACTATTTAGTTGCTGAATTTAAAAAAGAAAACGGCATTGATCTTTCTAAAGATAAAATGGCCCTGCAACGTCTAAAAGATGCAGCTGAAAAAGCGAAAAAAGATCTTTCAGGTGTAACATCAACTCAAATATCATTACCATTTATTACGGCTGGAGAAGCTGGTCCACTTCACTTGGAAGTAAGCCTTTCTCGTGCAAAATTTGATGAACTATCATCTGATTTAGTAGAGAGAACTATGGGACCTGTTCGTCAAGCACTTAGTGATGCAGATCTTTCAGCTAATGAAATCGATAAAGTAATTCTTGTTGGTGGATCTACTCGTATTCCTGCTGTACAAGAAGCGATTAAAAAAGCATTAGGAAAAGAGCCGCATAAAGGTGTAAATCCTGATGAAGTTGTTGCACTTGGTGCATCTATCCAAGGTGGGGTAATTACTGGAGACGTTAAAGATGTTGTATTACTTGACGTAACACCACTTTCACTTGGTATTGAAACAATGGGTGGAGTATTTACAAAGCTTATTGAGCGTAATACTACAATTCCGACAAGTAAATCACAAGTGTTCTCAACTGCAGCTGATAATCAAACAGCAGTTGATATTCATGTCCTGCAAGGTGAACGTCCAATGGCAGCTGACAACAAAACATTAGGTCGCTTCCAATTAACAGATATTCCACCGGCACCACGCGGTGTACCACAAATCGAAGTATCATTTGATATTGATAAAAATGGTATCGTAAATGTTCGTGCTAAAGACTTAGGAACAAACAAAGAACAAGCGATTACGATTAAATCAAACACTGGTTTATCAGATGATGAAATCGAACGTATGGTAAAAGAAGCGGAAGAAAATGCTGATGCTGATAAAGCGCGTAAAGAAGAAGTTGAACTTCGCAATGAAGCAGATCAATTAGTCTTCCAAACAGAGAAAACATTAAAAGATCTTGAAGGAAAAGTAGACGAAGCTGAAGTAGCAAAAGCGAATGAGGCAAAGGATGCTTTAAAATCTGCGATCGAAAGTAATAACTTAGAAGAAATTAAAGCGAAAAAAGAAGCTCTTCAAACAATCGTACAGGAGCTTTCAGTGAAACTATATGAGCAAGCTCAACAAGCAGCTGGTGCGCAACAAGGTACTGATGCAGGAAACAAGGCTGACGATGTTGTTGATGCAGAATTTGAAGAAGTAAATGATGACGACAAAAAATAA
- the grpE gene encoding nucleotide exchange factor GrpE, with protein sequence MSNEKNVAEQEETVNTQDTEEVEVELVDAEDITVEEADNAGDESAEKMAELQAKLVETENKMLRTQADFDNFRRRTRLDQEAAQKYRAQNIVSDILPALDNFERALQIEANNEQTKSLLQGMNMVYNQLVQALQNEGVETIKSVGETFDPHLHQAVMQVEDENFESNTVVEELQKGYKLKDRVIRPAMVKVNQ encoded by the coding sequence GTGTCAAATGAAAAAAACGTTGCAGAACAAGAAGAAACAGTAAATACACAAGACACTGAAGAAGTTGAAGTTGAACTGGTCGATGCAGAAGATATTACTGTTGAAGAAGCTGATAATGCTGGTGATGAGTCTGCTGAAAAAATGGCTGAGTTACAAGCAAAGCTTGTCGAAACAGAGAATAAAATGCTTCGAACACAAGCTGACTTCGACAACTTTAGACGCCGCACACGCTTAGATCAGGAAGCTGCTCAAAAGTACCGTGCTCAAAATATTGTTTCTGACATTTTACCTGCTCTTGATAACTTTGAAAGAGCGTTACAAATAGAAGCTAATAATGAACAAACAAAATCGTTATTACAAGGTATGAATATGGTATACAATCAGCTGGTTCAAGCCCTTCAAAATGAAGGTGTAGAAACAATTAAATCAGTTGGTGAAACATTTGATCCACATTTACATCAAGCAGTTATGCAAGTTGAGGATGAAAATTTTGAATCGAACACTGTAGTTGAAGAACTACAAAAAGGCTATAAACTAAAGGATCGAGTTATTCGACCTGCAATGGTAAAAGTAAATCAATAA
- the hrcA gene encoding heat-inducible transcriptional repressor HrcA, protein MLTDRQLLILQVIIDDFIHSAQPVGSRSLAKKDDITFSSATIRNDMADLEDLGFIEKTHSSSGRVPSEKGYRYYVDHLLSPQRLTKTEVSQIKSIYAEKIFELEKVVQKSAQILSELTNYTSIVLGPKVNENRLKRLQIVPINHDTAVAIIVTNTGHVENRTISFPGSLNPSDIEKMVNILNERLVGVPIVELQNKIFKEVVMVLKDHIENYDMLLKIMAGSLKVDSAEKIYFGGKTNMLSQPEFSDIGRIRSLLTMIEHEKELYGLLKSNNTGITIKIGKENDNSAMENCSLITATYSLGENQFGTIAVLGPTRMEYSRVVSLLTRMTRDLSKTLTDLYHER, encoded by the coding sequence ATGCTTACAGATCGCCAATTGTTAATCCTTCAAGTAATAATTGATGATTTTATTCATTCAGCTCAGCCTGTAGGTTCTCGATCATTAGCGAAAAAAGACGATATTACGTTTAGCTCGGCTACTATTAGGAACGATATGGCTGACTTAGAGGATCTGGGTTTTATTGAAAAAACTCATAGTTCTTCTGGACGTGTTCCTTCTGAGAAGGGTTATCGCTATTATGTGGACCATTTATTATCTCCACAGAGACTAACGAAAACAGAAGTTTCACAAATAAAATCTATTTATGCTGAGAAAATATTTGAACTGGAAAAGGTTGTTCAAAAATCAGCACAAATTTTGTCGGAATTGACAAATTATACATCAATTGTACTCGGACCCAAAGTGAATGAAAATCGTTTAAAAAGATTACAAATAGTCCCAATCAATCATGACACGGCTGTAGCTATCATAGTGACAAATACGGGGCATGTTGAAAATCGAACGATTTCATTCCCGGGATCACTTAATCCGAGTGATATTGAAAAAATGGTTAATATTTTAAACGAAAGATTAGTCGGGGTTCCTATAGTTGAGCTTCAGAATAAAATCTTCAAAGAAGTTGTTATGGTTCTTAAAGATCATATTGAAAACTATGATATGCTATTAAAGATCATGGCTGGTTCGTTAAAGGTAGATTCAGCAGAAAAGATCTACTTTGGCGGTAAGACGAATATGCTGAGCCAACCGGAGTTTTCTGACATAGGCAGGATCAGGTCGTTACTAACGATGATTGAGCATGAAAAAGAACTATATGGTCTATTGAAAAGTAACAACACAGGTATAACGATTAAAATAGGTAAAGAGAATGACAATTCAGCAATGGAAAACTGCAGCTTAATAACAGCGACATATTCTCTGGGAGAAAATCAATTTGGTACAATTGCCGTATTAGGTCCAACTAGAATGGAGTATTCACGAGTCGTCAGCTTATTAACAAGAATGACCCGTGACCTTTCAAAAACTCTCACCGATTTGTATCATGAAAGATAA